The genomic region GAAGTCGCTGCCGCGGCCCTTCGGTGCCCTGTCGAGCAGCTGCCACGTCGCGTTGAGCGCCTCGGTGCCGCGGTCGTAGGTGGAGTACGTGTGGTAGACGACCCCGTCGTCGAGCACGAAGCAGCTCAGCGCCATCAACTCCATCACGTCGAGCATGTTGCCGCCCGGCCGGCGCGGCGTCGGCACGTGCATGTAGCTGAAGAAGTCGGCGTCGAAATCGCTTCCGCCCGAGGACACCCACTCGACGTCCCAACCCATCCGCTGTTTGTAGGCGGTGAGTACCGGCAGCGGCGAGCGCGACGACAGGATGAACGTCACGTCGCGGCGCGCCAGGTGCGGCACCGCGCCGACGAGGTTGTCGGTCTCGAAGGTGCAGCCCGGGCAACCCTCCGGCGTCTTGGGTCCGTGCATGAAGTGCCGCACGATCAGCTGGGAGCGGCCGTCGAACAGCTCGGCGAGGGTGCGCGGGCCCGCGGTGGTGTCGAACACGTACCGCTTGTCTACCCGAACCCACGGCAGCGCCTGCCGTGAGCGCG from Mycolicibacterium phlei harbors:
- a CDS encoding DUF899 domain-containing protein; translated protein: MTTHVTGTRAQWRAAYELQLAREKELTRLSDELARSRQALPWVRVDKRYVFDTTAGPRTLAELFDGRSQLIVRHFMHGPKTPEGCPGCTFETDNLVGAVPHLARRDVTFILSSRSPLPVLTAYKQRMGWDVEWVSSGGSDFDADFFSYMHVPTPRRPGGNMLDVMELMALSCFVLDDGVVYHTYSTYDRGTEALNATWQLLDRAPKGRGSDFSDWPRKRDEYPD